The genomic interval AGGAGCAGAAGTCGTTGTCTTTCTCCACCAGGAAGCCTGGGCCAAAGGGGCGAGGGAGGGGTCAGGGCTGACCGGTGTGAGATGGCCCACCCTCTTCAGCTCCAGCCCCTTCCAGCATCATAAAGAGCGGTGCCATACATGTGCCAAACGAAGCGCCGCTCCTGCTTACCCAGGGCCGGGTCAGCACACTCCTTGTACTGCTCTGGGGTGCAGATGATGGCATTACCTGGGCAGGACAGGGAGAAGCCAATGAGGCCATGCAGGCCGGGGGGGCAGGCAGGGTGTGTTTGGGGGAAGAACCAGCACTTTTTGCACCCCATGGCTCTCTTGCATGGACCTTGGGCACCAAAATCAAAGGAAGTGCCAGGCCACAGAAGATCCTCCTGTCACAGAAGTATGCCATGACCACTCTCAGGAGAGACTAGGAGGGACCCATGTGGACCCAAACATTGACATTAGGAATAACATCCTGAGGATAAGAGCTATTGAACAGCGGAAGACACTGCTGCCTcaatggagggtggtggagtctccttctttggaggctgtttttaaagacaggctggatggccatatagaatcattgagttggaagagaccacgagggccatgcagtccaacccccttcttctgccatgcaggaacccacaatcaaagcatcccctacagatggccatctggcctctgtttaaaaacctaaaaagaaggaaactccgccaaaatctctgagggcaagtgttccactgttgaacagctcttactgtcaagaggttcctcctaatgttgagctggaatctcttgcagggagggcttggacggtgtcttcttgcatggcagaaggggtttgggCTGGATGGATagcctttgggggtctcttcaactctatcaATTGTATGATTCTCCCCCCACCCAGGACCCCTCTAGTAGCCCCCAACTGCCCTCCCCAGACCTGGCATGTGCACCATGCGGCAGTTGCAGTTCTCAGCTAAGTAGCGCGTCTCGCATTCAATGCGGCAGGCAGCCATGCTGTAATTGGTGAAGAAGGCAGACTCGATGGGGCCAGATTTGCAGATGCCCCATGGGGGTGGGAGGTAGAAGATCTGCGGCAAGAAACAGTTAAGGAAAAGGCTGTGGGGAATAGGTCATCCCACCCCAATGGCCCCTGGTAACCCCACACGGCCAGAGGTCTGGCTGGCACGGCTCAAGCAAGTCCCCCATGCTCTAAACATTGGGGTCCCAGTGCGCACCCCCTTGCCCTTGCACCAGTGCATGCCAGGTGGGTGCGTGCCCCTTGACCCCCAGACTCAGAAAGCAGAACTTCCAGATAGACCCCCCCCAAGTGCAGAGAGAGGGGCAAAGGGGGGGAGACAGCACTCAGAGGGCCCCCTCCTCTACAAAGGGTGGAGGTCCCAAGCCAGGCTAATACCCTTTGCTCCTGGCAAGAAACAAACGTCTGGAACCCAGGGGCCACGCCGAAGCCCAGCTGGTCAATGGAGGGTGGCTCGTCTTGGCTGTGGATTTGCACCTTCAACCCAGCTTCGTAGGAGGTTTCATCTgcaatggaagagagagaaatgcagggaggggagggggcaaggCTTGCCACCTGGCTCTTCTCAAGGCCTGTCTCTGTGAGTGCAGCTATGGGTCTGCTGCCCCTGACTTTGCCACCCAGAGCCCCCCTGACCGTTCCTCAGACCCAGTGAGGGGCACATGCTCACACACTCAGGGTCACGCTCACACGTGTCCCTCATCTCAGATGCTGTGCAAGAGACTCTTCACTGGCCTCTTGCATGGTGCCCCAAAGTGCCACCACAACAGCTGCCAAGCCCCATTGGGGAAAAGGGGGACACTGTGGTGGTTGGAGGCAACCAGGGAGCAGCAACTGCAgccagagaggaaggaaagagagttGCCCCATGGCCCAGCAGCAAGGCCCCTTCCAGGCCCCCAAACACAGTTCTTCTCTGCCTGCAACCTGACCAGGTAGCCCCCTGCCCTTGCCCCTCCACAGTCCCAGAAatggatttccccctttcctcctttgcaACAACAAGCAAAGGCTGGGCATCCTGGGTGGCCCCCTAAGATGCTGCCAGGGTGGCCATCTGCCCTGGCACCCATGTCCAGCCACCcacctgtgtctccccagacggGCAGGTACTCATCCTGCTGGACGTTCAGGGTCAGTTCCAGGCCATTGCCAGTGCCACCCTTAACCGTTGTGAGGAGTTCATAGCCTGGGGCACCAGAGTTGAATGTGTAGCACTTGCCCAGGCGAGTGAAGATctgcaggagagaaagagagggaagcaggcatggatggatggatggaccaCCTGGCATGGAGGCTGGAGGTTTCATGCCCACTGCAGAGAAAGCCATTCATGTTGGCTGCCTTTGTAAATCCCACTGTGGCTCTGTctgcacacacaaacagacaaacacacacatgcaaagaCCAAGAGGCTTAAAGACGGCTCTGCAAAGTTTTACAGGAGGATAATGCATCCCAAAGGGAACCCAGGCAGGGCCCAGGGTGGCCCAGAGATCCTCTGTCTGAGGAGAGACCCAAAGGCTGGCCCTTCAGGGCAGGGCAGGCTGAGGATGGTCCATGCCtttttcaggcagaaaagggagagaaGTGGCGTTTTTACAAGAGTTTAAAGTTTGCAGGAGGTTAAACAGTGCAACTGAAGAGGGACAGCAACCCACTTTGCATGTGACAAAACGCCTTCTGTCCTTTTAAGCCTAAGGAATCTCCTGCCCATTAACCACAACAAAGAAGGCACCTCTTGAGCTAACAGCCTGAGGAGAATGGCCACTCATGTGCCACTTGAAGGGCCATAGAAATGGCCAGATCAGCTAGAAGTACAGCAAGCTTAAAAGTGCTGAAACTTGACACATTTGGCTTTTCCTCCATTTTTCAGGACAGCTTCTACTTCTGCCAGACTTTTGTGAATAGCACTGAGATACTTTATTCACTCTTCTTCAAGACAGAACTACTTACTCAGTTTGGTGATGTGCTGAGCAGAGGTTTTCCAGCCTCATTCAACTCTGTGGCAGTGGCAGCTGCTGGCAAGGCTGTGCCACACTTTGCCCCATTTTGCTCTGGCCCCAGAATTTGCCCCCAAAGTCTTGGCGCTGAGCAAAAccgctgcttctgctgctgctgcaccatTTCCTTTGGGGTCAGATTCTGCCGACTTGGCATCTTTGCCCCTTGGCAGGGATTTTGAGCCAggtttcagagagagaaagagagagagtgcagCCACTCAGCACTGAGGCGAAACCGGAGGAGCCTTTGGGACCCAGAGGAGGGGGGCAAGTACTCCTAGTCAAAAGTGGATCTGCCAATGGGGAGGAGGGGGGCAGGGGCCCCAGGAGCCTCTTGAGGACCCCACTGCACTCCCCCCAAAGACACCCCACCTTTTGGGCCTCCATCCGTGAGCGGCAGAGAGGAGCTCCCACCCTCCATCTCCCTGGACCCAAAACAGCTGCCACCCACAGCCTCCATCCCCATTGGCCAGAACAGATGGAAACCCCACATTAGGAAGCAAGCACGGGAGTCCACTCTGCCCATGTGCAGAGGCAACTCAGTCCACATTTGGCCCTCACAGTGTTGGGCTCAACTTCACCCTCAGCTCCCAGCAGAGTTCCGGTgggacccccaccccaccctagcACCCCATGGGGCTTGGGGCCTGGACCAGGGGAGACATGTGCCATGTGCCGCCTGCCATGGAGCCAGCAGCCCTTCCAGCCAGCCTGCCATGTTGCAGCTGTGGGAGACATGTGGAGCACGGTGGGTCTGGCACAGTCCACAACTCCCTACAGAGGCATGGGAAGGGGGCAGAGACTGGATGCACGGAGAGTGAGGTGGCCTGGAGGCAAGCAGCAGCAGGCTAAGGGCACAGTTGCCCGTCCTCTTGTGGCTACATTGCCAGCTAGGCAATGTGCCTCCAACCATGGCCTGATAACCTGGATGTCCGTGGCTGTGCATGTGGCTGTGCACTGTGTGGGTCCTCAGAGCATAAGATGTGTCCAGTGAAGAGAGGCATCCAATGACTCAGACTCACAGTGGTGAAGTTCTCAGGGCCACACTCCCGACTCCCAAAGCGGCAGCCCAGCAGCATCTCCTCCAGGCTGTGGCCTGTCCGCTCAACGAAATCCCGCATGtcgaaggtggtgctggggaagaggcCGGGGGTCTCGGCGGCGGCCGGCCCACCCAGGGCCTGCAGGTAGAGGGAGAAGTCACGCGGCTCCACTCCCAGCAGCTCCTGGCCCACCCAGCGCAGGTCATCAGGGGTCAGCCGGGACCTCCGGATGCGGTTGAAGTTGCAGAGGCTGACAGCAGGGAAGACCAGGAGCTGGCCTTCCTCCTCATCTAGCATGGTGACATGGTGGTACTCCCGGTAGTAGTGCACCCGCTCAGCCACCTGGTACAGGAAGATGCCCACCGCTGCCAGGACGGCCCCGGCCCAAGCCAGGCGGCGCGGTGTGAAGGGCCCCGGCAGGAAGACATGGCTGAGCCCGTGCAGAGTGCAGGAGCTGGCGAAGGCCACCAGGTGCGAGGGCTTGGGGGCCGGTGGGTCCTCTTGGGGCTCCTTCATGGTCCTCAGAGGTGGGCAGAAGGTGCATCTATGATGCCACTGGCCAGGAAGGTTGTGTTTCAGGCGCTTGCCAGAGCCCAACTGAAGCCAAGGAGGTCCAGGGAAGCGGCTGCAGCCAATCccaagaagggaggggagagccAAGCAGGTGACCAAGGATGCCTGGCCGGTTGCCAGCAGAGGCCTAGTGGCAGCCACTGAAGAGGCCCAGCAACCATCTGCCTTTGAGGCAGAATATTCTTTCTTTACTTATGTTTGTTTCTGCCTCCATTTCTATCCCTTTGTCACCTGTAAAGCTGTGCTCCCCAAGGCTTAGCCTTATTGTTCCACTGAACCCAAGCTGAGAATCGATCGGGTCCTCCTGATCAATACATAGGGAGAGGTGGCAGGAACTGGGGCCTCCTGAGACCATGGAAGAGGGGCAGGGCAGAGGCCATAAGCCCCCCACCCTTAGCAGGAACACCTGGTGTGCTCTCCCCTCCTTTACGAGGGGGCTGGCACCACACCTGGTGGGCACGAGATGGCAGGTGTTTGGGGCAAACGGCCCTCCCTGCCTTCCATGGGGATGCTCCCCACCTCGACCCTCCCCACCATCTTCTGGCTGGGACAAGGCCCCCCCCTCGAGCAACAGGTGGGGGGCTTGGCACAATCCTCACTGGTTCCCCTCCAGGAGAATGCTTTCAGCACCAGCCGCTCACCCCACCTGAACCCCCCAGGCAAAGATTACTCAGGTGGAGGACCCTAGTACCCCAATAGCCTCTTTTGCCTCAAATGGGTATCAAACGCCATCCTGAGGGTGGAAAGTGCCAGGTGAGAGTCAGCCAGGAAGCGCTAAGGGCACTCAGGCAGAAAGGTGTCCTTTGAAATTAAAATCTATTCCTCTGATTTCATTTGTCTGGAAGTCAAAGAGACAAGCCAAACAAATCTGCCACCTCTTTTCTTTAGGATGGCTATACTTTATGGCACAGGGGTTTGCTCTTTCATCTCCATCACCTAACCTTCCCAAAAGATTACCCACAAGGTGAAAAAGTATAAAGGAGGGCTGTTTGCCCTTTGCCAAAATTTAACCAAAATTTAAATACTTTGCTCTTGCATGAATGTTTGTGTGAATGTTGTAATCTCTTTGGCTGTATTAATGAAAAAAGGCATTTTAACTTGCATTCTGGAATCTACTTTCTTGGAACTAGCAGACACAGGTAAAAGACTCCCTGCTTTTTAGTTACCAAAAAAGCCTTCCCGCTGTTCCCTTGAGCTAATTAATTCATTCCCctataaaaattaatttggagCAATTTAGTTAGCAGTCCTATGTTTAATTGCAAAATATGAAGGCACAAATGGCAATCAAGCACCCTCCCCTCTGCTGCCCGCTGGCATTTCTGCTCACGGTCTGCCTCCCCCCCAGACAGgggctctccttcctctccttcagcCCCTGCGCAGATCCTCTTCCTCTGGTCTGGAAGCAAAGGAGGCACTGGCACACTCCAAAGACCCCCTCTGGAAACGTCCCTTGTGCATCCCTTCTTGCCCTGCAGCGACATAGCCATCAAAGCAGTCCCAACGCAAGCCAACCACGAAACCGAGGCCTGGAAGGGGCGAGAGAAGCGGCCAGGAGGCTCTCTGGCCCCACCTAGCTGGGCCCCTCTTCATCTGAGACTTCCTCTGGGGGCAGGAAGCGCAGGTGGCTGGCGCGGATGCTGCCCAAGGATGGGCAAGCGGCCTGGAGGCTGGCCACACCGAGAGTGGTTACTCCGGAGCCATCAAAGTTGAGCTGGATGAGGGGCACATGGCGGAGGAAGCAGAGGCCTGAAAGGAAAGGGGGGCCAGGTGAGGCTGGGGGGGGAGCAGAGAGGCTGCCCTGAACCACCAGCTATTCTTGCCCAAAGGACGCAGCAGCATGCCTGAGATTTACAGTCAGCTCTGGGTGGTGTGTCTGAAGCAGAGACGGCAGCCATACCCTCACACATGCCCAGTTTGCTCCAGCTTTACAGATGGGTCCCCAGGCAGCCCTTTACCTCGGTCGGTGAGGCGGGTACGACTCAGGTTCACCTTGAGGAGCTGTTTGCAGCGGGCAATGCCCAGCCTGGCCACTGTGTCTCCAACTGGCGTGCTGGCGAGACTCAGCACCTGAAAAAGCACAGCAGCTGCCTTTGCCCATGCCTCCGATGCCCATGCCCTGTTGGTGGATGCTGATCTGTGGGGCTGGCTCTTTGCCTCAGTGCCCCCCAAGCTATATGCCTGGGCAGGCAGCCCTTCCTGGCGGCCGTTGTGGCACTCTGCTCTCAGCCCCTCATGTGGCTTCCTGGCATCGTGCATGAGAGAGGCATGTGCCATTTCTATCAAGCATACAGCAGACACACACTCTTTGGAGGGCAGCAAGGAGCTTTACCCAGCAGAGAAAACCCATCCAAACAGGCCAAAATCCTGGAGGGGCTCAACTGGGAGAGAGGTCCCCgggttcagtgggacttacttctgagtaggcaaaGGATTGTGCTGCTGGCCTCAGAAGAACCCGCTGGCCCATCGCAGAGACCATAGAAAAGTGCAGAGGGTGAGAGGAAAGACAAACAGATCCAAGGGAAAGGGCCAGCATACTGTACCTGATGGGTGCTGCAGtgccagtttttttttgggggggggggaacaggacaACGCTTCTCTCATGCAAGAGATGGGAAGGAGGATGGGGTCAAGAGGAAAGGGACCCTGGGAGGAGAGAAGTCACAGGGtctgtatgtgtctctgtgtgacaTTATCTGCTGCCAAAAGGAAGCCATTCTCTGGGTGAGGGGCTGCCTGCCTCACAGTTTTGACCaaggtggggggtggtggtggtcaggTGGGAGAGGGGTCATGACCCACCCAACCCATAGTCCAGGTGTGGGGGGTTCCTTGCGCTGCAATCTCTCCCCATGGAGTTCCCTTGGGGGCCCAGCCAGGACTGCCAATACCTGCAGGTGAGGGAGACGGACGATGCAGCGCGCCACCCCTGTGCTGGAGACCCTGAGGCGGTCCAAGCGCAGCTCCTCCAGGAGGGCCAGGCCCTCGACATGTTGCAGGCCAACGTCCGTCACCAGCGTGTTGCAGAGCGACAGGCGGCGGagcctgggggtggggggggggacaagcagGCACTGAGAAAGTCCCACAACTGTCCGCCTCACATGCTACTCTAGGAAAGGGGTCTCAAGTCACTGCCAGCCACTGCAGGGCCAGTGGGCAGGTAtcctgggagccaaagtccaaagcCC from Sceloporus undulatus isolate JIND9_A2432 ecotype Alabama chromosome 6, SceUnd_v1.1, whole genome shotgun sequence carries:
- the ASIC3 gene encoding acid-sensing ion channel 3 translates to MKEPQEDPPAPKPSHLVAFASSCTLHGLSHVFLPGPFTPRRLAWAGAVLAAVGIFLYQVAERVHYYREYHHVTMLDEEEGQLLVFPAVSLCNFNRIRRSRLTPDDLRWVGQELLGVEPRDFSLYLQALGGPAAAETPGLFPSTTFDMRDFVERTGHSLEEMLLGCRFGSRECGPENFTTIFTRLGKCYTFNSGAPGYELLTTVKGGTGNGLELTLNVQQDEYLPVWGDTDETSYEAGLKVQIHSQDEPPSIDQLGFGVAPGFQTFVSCQEQRIFYLPPPWGICKSGPIESAFFTNYSMAACRIECETRYLAENCNCRMVHMPGNAIICTPEQYKECADPALGFLVEKDNDFCSCQTPCEMVRYGKELSVVKIPSKASARYLAKKYNRSEEYIAENLLVLDIFFEALNYETIEQKKAYDVAGLLGDIGGQMGLFIGASLLTILEIFDYLYEVLREKLLGFYQARKRAEKRKSESNSLEYMDLPRGPMGRGQAPPRPPRAPATCGAVSRTASDTPRASYLVTRL